The Paraburkholderia sp. ZP32-5 genome includes a window with the following:
- a CDS encoding O-linked N-acetylglucosamine transferase, SPINDLY family protein, with protein MNQSIAFVESEFSSRILAAWRGTLSLAELIDYGNRLTNEGLHELSVVLYQTWVEHNNTAFNHFALFNLGAAYDRMGRLEDAKRVYRSAIDLSPSFVQPHFNLGLVYERLKQPQAALAEWQWVANTVSMHDQEGAAHRLMAMNNLARLFENERQYGDALDWLRKSLEVNPNQTDVLHHWVFLRAKMCEWPVYAVPPNVDPALMIQSTSALAMISQSDDPEAQLVAARHYVTNKVNLTLPALSNGHAYGHKKLRVGYLSSDFSLHPVSMLMVQLFELHDREHFEVYGYCWSPEDGSALRQRVIAAMDHFQRIDQMSDADVARLIREQEIDILVDLQGQTFGARPDILSARPAPVQITYLGLPATTGFPFIDYVIADEYLIPPQFAPYYSEKPLYMPDIYQVSDRKRVIAEAPTRESLGLPAEGLVFCSFNNNYKFTPQMFEVWMNILRRVPDSVLWLLSDNRWAEANLRKEAEARGIDGSRLVFATRTWPEMFLARMSIADLFLDSFPFNAGTTANDALWAGLPLVTCSGRSFAARMAGALLTAAGLSELISTDLRSYEEKAVALAQSADERQRLRAVLAETKESGALFDTPKFVRNLEQRFGELVSALG; from the coding sequence ATGAACCAATCTATCGCCTTCGTTGAATCCGAGTTTTCGAGCAGAATCCTGGCCGCGTGGCGGGGTACGTTGTCGCTGGCCGAGCTGATCGACTACGGCAACCGGCTGACGAACGAGGGCTTGCATGAGTTGTCGGTGGTGCTCTATCAGACCTGGGTCGAGCACAACAACACGGCGTTCAACCATTTCGCGCTGTTCAATCTGGGCGCCGCCTACGACCGGATGGGCCGCCTCGAAGACGCGAAGCGCGTGTATCGCAGCGCGATCGATCTGTCTCCTTCGTTCGTCCAGCCGCACTTCAACCTGGGGCTGGTGTATGAGCGTCTGAAGCAGCCGCAGGCCGCGCTGGCCGAATGGCAATGGGTCGCCAACACGGTCTCGATGCACGACCAGGAAGGCGCGGCGCACCGGTTGATGGCGATGAACAACCTCGCGCGCCTGTTCGAGAACGAGCGCCAGTACGGCGATGCGCTCGACTGGCTGCGCAAGAGTCTGGAAGTCAATCCGAACCAGACCGACGTGCTGCATCACTGGGTGTTCCTGCGCGCGAAGATGTGCGAATGGCCGGTCTACGCGGTGCCGCCGAACGTCGACCCCGCGTTGATGATCCAGTCCACCTCGGCGCTCGCGATGATTTCGCAGTCCGACGACCCCGAGGCGCAACTGGTGGCCGCGCGCCACTATGTCACCAACAAGGTCAATCTGACGCTGCCGGCGCTGTCGAACGGACATGCCTATGGGCACAAGAAGCTGCGCGTCGGCTATCTGTCGTCGGATTTCAGCCTGCATCCGGTGTCGATGCTGATGGTGCAGCTATTCGAGCTGCACGATCGCGAGCATTTCGAGGTGTACGGCTATTGCTGGTCGCCCGAGGACGGTTCGGCGCTGCGCCAGCGCGTGATTGCCGCGATGGACCATTTCCAGCGTATCGATCAGATGAGCGACGCGGACGTGGCGCGCCTGATCCGCGAGCAGGAAATCGACATCCTCGTCGATCTGCAAGGGCAGACCTTCGGTGCCCGTCCCGACATTCTGTCGGCCCGGCCCGCGCCGGTGCAGATCACGTATCTGGGCTTGCCGGCCACTACCGGCTTCCCGTTCATCGACTACGTGATCGCCGACGAATACCTGATTCCGCCGCAATTCGCGCCGTACTACAGCGAGAAGCCGCTGTATATGCCGGACATCTATCAGGTGAGCGACCGCAAGCGCGTGATCGCCGAAGCGCCGACGCGCGAAAGTCTCGGCTTGCCGGCGGAAGGCCTGGTGTTCTGTTCGTTCAACAACAACTACAAGTTCACGCCGCAAATGTTTGAGGTATGGATGAACATTCTGCGGCGCGTGCCGGACAGCGTGCTGTGGCTGCTGTCGGACAATCGCTGGGCCGAAGCGAATCTGCGCAAGGAGGCTGAAGCGCGTGGTATCGACGGCAGCCGTCTGGTGTTTGCGACGCGCACGTGGCCGGAGATGTTCCTCGCGCGCATGAGCATCGCCGATCTGTTCCTCGATTCGTTCCCGTTCAATGCCGGCACCACGGCCAACGACGCGTTGTGGGCCGGCTTGCCGCTGGTCACGTGCTCCGGCCGCTCGTTTGCCGCGCGCATGGCCGGTGCGCTGTTGACCGCGGCCGGACTCAGCGAGCTGATCTCGACCGATCTGCGTAGCTACGAGGAGAAGGCCGTGGCGCTCGCGCAGTCTGCCGACGAGCGGCAGCGCTTGCGCGCGGTACTGGCCGAGACGAAGGAAAGCGGCGCGCTGTTCGATACGCCCAAATTCGTTCGCAATCTGGAGCAGCGCTTTGGCGAGCTGGTCAGCGCGCTGGGGTGA
- a CDS encoding beta strand repeat-containing protein, which produces MTSSIISSLTAAQVSVMTTTQFAQMSTADVAALTTADVVLLSSNQLGALAPSSVVTLSTAAMALLSSEQLSGFSTAEVQALKTSQLNALNSASFQSLSYADIAALGTAQLKGLGTTQIQNLTSTQIQALGATGVAVLSTAQLAALGSAGVNALTTDQLQALKTSQIAGLKAVMSNLGTAEVQALSTAYIAALNTAQISALGTAQVAALTTAQVQALTAAQLNALGTAQLQALSTTDISVLRTAQVLNLATAQLSHLTSTQVQALNTSDLDTLSAAQLGSLSTASVANLSTTQIQALLTRQISGLSTAQLANLSTTQIQALSTAALAVLKTAQIAALSTTSIAAFTSSQAQAFTATQLNALGAAQLQAFSTADVAALRTVQIASLNTAHIANLTSAQVQALGTGGLQLLSAAQIGALNTAAVANLSTDQLQALKTSQIVGLTTSQLVNLSTTQIQSLLNSDLAVLKTAQVAGLDVAALTSAQVQSLGTATLNALSSSQMQMLSTDDIAALGTKQIASLNTAHVSYLNSSQAAALSTSDVQALSTAQLNALSASALSNLSSDQVQALKTNQIAGLSTASVANLSTTQIQALSTTDVAALKTAQMGALGTAGIAAMSSTQVRALNTASLNAMSSTQLQTLSSDDIAALTAKQIAGLATAQVSHLTTSQAVALGSAGIQSLNTAQIGALGAANVAKLTTDQIEALKTNQIAGLNAAELSAMTTDQLQALTTADVAALKTAQVAALGTKGIAALTSSEVQGLSAATLNSLTTAQLQTLSTDDIAALKTNQISGLNTAQISSLTTDQVGALSTADVQKLNTAQVIALGSAGVGALSSTQVTTLSASQLNAMSSSQIGALGTTGVSELLTSQIKALSTKQIASLTSDQIGALGTTGISVLSAAQMVALGSAGTAALTTDQVQSLGTAALNGLTASEVQALSTDAIAALSTTQVAALGTRQIASLSSAQVVAMSADIPALSATQVGALGSANVAAMTSGEIQALGTAQVTGLTTAELSALSTDQVQVLSNAAIAALKTQQIVALGSNGAAALTTDQIQSLSTASLNALTSTQVSYLGTDAIGALTTSQVSGLSTAQIAALSADQLAALGTADISILSNTQLAALGSSGITALSSDQIQALSTTQVANLTTDEMSGLTSSQVQSLSTADVAALKTAQVVALGSNGINALSTDQIQSLGTAALNALTSAQVTYLSTDDVAALTTTQIAGLSSTQLTSLSATQIQTLSSTQLNALKTAQVVALGSAGVVALTSTQIAGLSTAALNAFTSTQLQALTTDEIGELSSTQLAGLKTSQVANLTSTQVQALGSAGIAMLSTAQITALGSNGVSSLTTDQIAALGTAQLGGLSNTELANLSSTQVQTLSTSQIQSLSTAQIAALGSNGIAALTSAQMQGLSTTAVGALTSTQVQALSTDDIGNLSLTQLAALKTSQVANLTSSQMQGLSLTQLPALSTAQIQAISSSGIQALSSTQIQSLTTTELAALSSSQILAFSTDDIAALSSQQQASLNTTGLTSAQIQALNL; this is translated from the coding sequence ATGACTTCATCGATCATTTCATCGCTCACCGCTGCTCAAGTCAGCGTCATGACGACCACGCAGTTTGCGCAGATGTCGACCGCCGACGTGGCGGCTCTGACCACGGCGGATGTCGTGCTTCTGAGCAGCAACCAGCTCGGCGCGCTCGCGCCATCGTCGGTCGTGACACTGAGCACCGCGGCAATGGCCTTGCTCAGCTCCGAGCAGTTGAGCGGTTTTTCGACCGCTGAAGTCCAGGCGCTGAAAACCTCGCAATTGAATGCGTTGAACAGCGCGTCGTTTCAAAGCCTGTCTTATGCCGACATCGCTGCGTTGGGCACCGCGCAGTTGAAGGGTCTCGGCACGACACAGATCCAGAACCTCACGTCCACGCAGATCCAGGCGTTGGGCGCGACGGGCGTCGCGGTGCTGAGCACCGCGCAATTGGCCGCACTGGGTTCGGCCGGCGTGAACGCGCTGACCACGGACCAGCTGCAGGCACTGAAAACATCGCAGATCGCAGGCCTGAAGGCCGTCATGTCCAACCTCGGCACGGCCGAGGTGCAGGCGCTGTCGACTGCCTATATCGCCGCATTGAACACCGCGCAGATCTCCGCGCTCGGCACCGCGCAAGTGGCCGCGCTGACGACCGCGCAAGTGCAGGCGCTGACCGCCGCGCAGCTGAACGCGCTCGGCACCGCGCAGCTGCAAGCGCTGTCGACCACCGATATTTCGGTGCTGCGCACCGCGCAGGTGTTGAACCTTGCGACCGCGCAGCTCTCGCACCTGACTTCGACTCAGGTGCAGGCGCTCAACACGTCCGACCTCGATACGCTCAGCGCCGCGCAACTCGGCTCGTTGAGCACGGCGAGCGTCGCCAACCTGAGCACCACGCAAATCCAGGCGCTGCTGACTCGCCAGATCTCCGGCTTGAGTACCGCGCAACTGGCTAACCTGAGCACGACGCAGATCCAGGCGCTGTCGACGGCGGCGCTTGCCGTGTTGAAGACCGCGCAGATCGCGGCGCTGAGCACGACCAGCATCGCGGCGTTCACGTCGAGCCAGGCGCAGGCGTTCACCGCGACGCAGCTGAACGCGCTGGGCGCGGCACAGTTGCAGGCGTTCTCGACCGCTGACGTCGCGGCGCTGCGGACCGTGCAGATCGCGAGCCTCAATACCGCGCACATTGCGAATCTGACCTCCGCGCAGGTCCAGGCGCTCGGCACCGGCGGCCTGCAATTGCTGAGCGCCGCGCAGATCGGCGCGCTGAACACGGCGGCCGTCGCGAATCTGAGCACCGATCAGCTGCAGGCGCTGAAGACCAGCCAGATCGTCGGCTTGACCACGTCGCAGCTGGTGAATCTGTCGACGACGCAGATCCAGTCGCTGCTCAACAGCGATCTCGCGGTACTGAAAACCGCGCAGGTGGCCGGGCTGGATGTCGCCGCGTTGACGTCGGCGCAAGTGCAGTCGCTGGGCACCGCGACGCTGAACGCGCTGAGCTCGTCGCAGATGCAGATGCTGTCGACGGATGACATCGCCGCGCTGGGCACCAAACAGATCGCGAGTCTGAACACCGCTCACGTCAGCTATCTGAACTCGTCGCAAGCCGCGGCGCTGAGCACCTCGGATGTCCAGGCGCTGAGCACCGCGCAACTGAACGCGCTGAGTGCATCGGCCCTGTCCAACCTGAGCAGCGATCAGGTGCAGGCGCTGAAGACGAACCAGATCGCCGGCTTGAGCACGGCGAGCGTCGCCAACCTGAGCACGACGCAAATCCAGGCATTGTCGACCACCGACGTCGCCGCGCTGAAGACCGCGCAGATGGGTGCGCTGGGCACGGCCGGCATCGCCGCGATGTCGTCGACGCAAGTCCGCGCGCTGAACACCGCGAGCCTGAACGCGATGAGCTCGACGCAGTTGCAGACGTTGTCGAGCGACGATATCGCCGCGCTGACCGCGAAGCAGATCGCGGGTCTCGCCACCGCGCAGGTCTCGCATCTGACGACCTCGCAAGCCGTGGCGCTGGGCAGCGCCGGCATCCAGAGTCTGAACACCGCGCAGATCGGCGCGCTCGGCGCGGCGAACGTCGCCAAGCTGACGACCGACCAGATCGAGGCGCTGAAGACCAACCAGATCGCCGGCCTGAACGCGGCCGAATTGTCGGCGATGACGACCGACCAGTTGCAGGCGCTGACGACCGCCGATGTCGCCGCGCTGAAGACCGCGCAAGTCGCGGCGCTGGGCACGAAGGGCATCGCCGCGTTGACCAGCAGCGAAGTACAAGGCCTGAGCGCGGCGACGCTCAATTCGTTGACGACCGCGCAGCTTCAGACGCTGTCGACCGACGATATCGCCGCGTTGAAGACCAATCAGATTTCCGGTCTGAACACCGCGCAGATTTCCAGCCTGACGACCGATCAGGTCGGCGCGCTGTCCACTGCCGACGTGCAGAAGCTGAACACCGCGCAAGTGATCGCGCTCGGCTCGGCCGGCGTGGGCGCGCTGAGCTCGACCCAGGTGACGACGTTGAGCGCCAGCCAGTTGAACGCGATGAGTTCGTCGCAGATCGGCGCGCTGGGCACGACCGGCGTCTCCGAATTGCTGACCTCGCAGATCAAGGCGCTGAGCACCAAACAGATCGCCTCGCTGACGAGCGACCAGATCGGCGCGTTGGGCACGACCGGCATCAGCGTGCTGAGCGCTGCGCAGATGGTCGCGCTGGGCTCGGCGGGCACCGCCGCGCTGACCACCGATCAGGTGCAGTCGCTCGGTACCGCCGCGCTGAACGGCCTGACCGCGAGCGAAGTGCAGGCGCTGAGCACCGACGCGATCGCCGCGCTGAGCACGACCCAGGTTGCCGCGCTCGGCACGCGTCAGATCGCGAGCCTCAGCTCGGCTCAGGTCGTCGCGATGAGCGCCGATATTCCGGCACTGAGCGCGACGCAAGTCGGCGCGCTGGGCTCGGCCAACGTGGCCGCGATGACGAGCGGCGAAATCCAGGCGTTGGGCACCGCACAGGTGACCGGCCTGACCACCGCCGAGCTGTCCGCGCTGAGTACCGACCAGGTGCAGGTGCTGTCGAACGCCGCGATCGCCGCGTTGAAGACCCAGCAGATCGTCGCGCTCGGCTCGAACGGCGCCGCCGCGCTGACCACCGACCAGATCCAGTCGCTGTCCACCGCGAGCCTGAACGCGCTGACGTCGACCCAGGTCTCGTATCTGGGCACCGATGCGATCGGCGCGTTGACGACCTCGCAGGTTTCCGGCCTGAGCACCGCGCAGATCGCCGCGCTGAGCGCCGACCAGCTCGCCGCGCTCGGCACGGCCGACATCAGCATCCTGAGCAACACGCAGCTCGCGGCGCTCGGTTCGAGCGGCATTACCGCGCTCAGCAGCGACCAGATCCAGGCGCTCAGCACCACGCAGGTTGCCAACCTGACCACCGACGAAATGTCCGGTCTGACGAGCAGCCAGGTGCAGTCGTTGTCGACGGCCGACGTGGCCGCGCTGAAGACCGCCCAGGTGGTGGCGCTCGGCTCGAACGGCATCAACGCGCTGAGCACCGATCAGATCCAGTCGCTCGGCACTGCCGCGCTGAACGCGCTGACGTCCGCGCAGGTCACGTATCTGAGCACCGATGACGTGGCGGCGTTGACGACCACGCAGATCGCGGGCCTCAGCTCGACGCAGCTGACCAGCCTGAGCGCGACGCAGATCCAGACCCTGAGCTCGACCCAGTTGAACGCGCTGAAGACCGCGCAGGTCGTGGCGCTCGGTTCGGCCGGCGTGGTGGCGCTGACTTCGACGCAGATCGCCGGCCTGAGCACCGCGGCGCTGAACGCATTCACGTCGACCCAGTTGCAGGCTCTGACGACCGACGAAATCGGCGAACTCAGCAGTACGCAGCTGGCGGGTCTGAAGACCTCGCAAGTCGCGAACCTGACCTCGACGCAGGTACAGGCGCTGGGCTCGGCGGGCATCGCGATGCTGAGCACCGCGCAGATCACCGCGCTCGGCTCGAACGGCGTGTCGTCGCTGACGACCGACCAGATCGCGGCGCTCGGCACCGCGCAGCTTGGCGGCTTGAGCAACACGGAACTGGCGAATCTGTCGTCGACGCAAGTGCAGACGTTGAGCACCAGCCAGATTCAGTCGCTGAGTACCGCGCAGATCGCGGCGCTCGGTTCGAACGGCATCGCCGCGCTGACCTCGGCGCAGATGCAAGGGCTGAGCACGACCGCGGTGGGCGCGCTGACGTCTACTCAGGTGCAGGCGCTGTCGACCGATGACATCGGCAACCTGAGCCTCACGCAACTGGCCGCGCTGAAGACCTCGCAGGTAGCGAATCTGACCTCGTCGCAGATGCAAGGGCTGTCGCTGACGCAGCTTCCGGCGCTGAGCACCGCGCAGATCCAGGCGATCAGTTCGTCGGGAATTCAGGCGCTGAGCTCGACGCAGATACAATCTCTGACGACGACCGAACTGGCCGCACTGAGTTCGTCGCAGATCCTGGCATTCTCGACCGATGACATAGCCGCATTGAGCTCGCAGCAGCAGGCGAGCCTGAATACGACGGGGCTGACCTCGGCGCAAATCCAGGCGTTGAATCTCTAG
- the tagD gene encoding glycerol-3-phosphate cytidylyltransferase → MKTVITYGTFDVLHAGHIRLLSRAKALGDRLIVGLSNDEFNALKKKSAMLDFANRKAVLEACRYVDLVIEEKNWEQKVGDVQAYGADIFVMGDDWLGKFDFLKPYCEVVYLPRTEGISSTEIRDELRGEPVLEAGRY, encoded by the coding sequence ATGAAAACCGTGATTACGTATGGCACGTTCGACGTGCTGCATGCCGGTCACATCCGCTTGCTGTCGCGCGCGAAGGCACTAGGCGATCGGCTGATCGTCGGTCTGTCCAACGACGAGTTCAACGCGCTGAAGAAGAAAAGCGCGATGCTCGATTTCGCGAACCGCAAGGCGGTGCTGGAAGCGTGTCGTTACGTCGATCTGGTAATCGAAGAAAAGAACTGGGAACAGAAGGTCGGCGACGTGCAGGCCTATGGCGCCGACATCTTCGTAATGGGCGACGACTGGCTAGGCAAATTCGACTTTCTGAAGCCGTATTGCGAAGTGGTCTATCTGCCGCGCACCGAGGGCATTTCTTCGACGGAGATCCGCGACGAGCTGCGCGGTGAGCCGGTGCTGGAGGCTGGGCGTTACTGA
- a CDS encoding CDP-glycerol glycerophosphotransferase family protein, with translation MNQAPARHRHDSDLLQLIPVTSQSVIEIDCGSGALAHEFKKLNPSCDYFGVDADPAAVALARMQCDGVEVVDLDSASEQFYEQHRSRECWVLGAALARARDPWGILAKIGDVLPENGSIVVSIPNAQHWSIQARLAIGDLRYERGYLDKKQLRWFTRTTMIELFDKAGFDMTDGWPKVGDEPFGEPFLRQVGEMAKLAGSDPDTAIDDAKPRRYVVRITAKPDRQRARPVAERPVQLHGNGLLDDEAFRAEDLKVPKDDYCWAFPVCAFDHSLGGNDRAVFEVVKNDPRIRKIILTRSKAVHVDGVNVEILPLASRAAQDALMRARYIFVKHAPRINVPFPLDAKQHRFINLWHGIPLKRVGYASIDTASHRDHLEAEHVYNHAIIASSKMDQLAMTASFYPLTFHDIWVTGLPRNDHITREETRLPTDFQAQLAQLRKVLDGRRLVLFAPTFRSAQAQSYYAFSDAERQALADCLNAHGAVLGIREHMADNAHSYSQKLCVWGMPTVSLDRGGYPEIELLYREAAALITDYSSCFIDFMLTGRPQISFAYDLERYSTSERGLFYNLDEVFPGPVCTDFKALLTSLDNVLREDRREPDEIYKLKRKMFFEYLDDQSGARVVERVKQEIGG, from the coding sequence ATGAATCAAGCACCGGCGCGACATCGCCACGATTCGGACCTGCTGCAGCTCATCCCCGTCACGTCGCAATCGGTCATCGAGATCGACTGCGGCAGCGGCGCGCTCGCGCATGAATTCAAGAAGCTGAATCCGTCCTGCGACTACTTCGGCGTCGATGCCGATCCGGCGGCCGTCGCGTTGGCGAGAATGCAGTGCGACGGTGTGGAAGTCGTCGATCTCGACTCGGCCAGCGAGCAGTTTTACGAGCAGCATCGCTCGCGCGAATGCTGGGTGCTCGGCGCCGCACTCGCGCGTGCGCGCGATCCGTGGGGCATCCTCGCGAAAATCGGCGACGTGCTGCCGGAAAACGGCTCGATCGTAGTCAGCATCCCCAACGCGCAGCATTGGTCGATTCAGGCGAGGCTCGCGATCGGCGACTTGCGCTATGAACGCGGCTATCTCGACAAAAAGCAGCTGCGCTGGTTCACCCGCACCACGATGATCGAGCTGTTCGACAAGGCCGGCTTCGACATGACCGACGGCTGGCCGAAGGTCGGCGACGAGCCTTTCGGCGAACCGTTTCTGCGCCAGGTCGGCGAGATGGCGAAACTCGCGGGCAGCGATCCGGATACCGCCATCGACGATGCGAAGCCGCGCCGCTACGTGGTCCGGATCACCGCGAAGCCGGACCGGCAGCGCGCGCGTCCGGTCGCCGAACGGCCGGTGCAGCTTCACGGCAACGGCCTGCTCGACGATGAGGCGTTCCGCGCCGAAGATCTGAAGGTGCCGAAAGACGACTACTGCTGGGCGTTTCCGGTGTGTGCGTTCGATCATTCGCTGGGCGGCAACGATCGCGCGGTGTTCGAAGTGGTCAAAAACGATCCGCGCATTCGCAAGATCATTCTGACGCGCAGCAAGGCGGTTCACGTCGACGGCGTGAACGTCGAGATCCTGCCGCTCGCGAGCCGCGCCGCGCAGGATGCGCTGATGCGCGCGCGCTATATCTTCGTCAAGCACGCGCCGCGTATCAACGTACCGTTTCCGCTCGACGCGAAGCAGCATCGCTTCATCAATCTGTGGCACGGCATTCCGCTGAAGCGGGTGGGCTACGCGTCGATCGATACCGCATCGCATCGCGACCATCTGGAAGCGGAGCACGTGTACAACCACGCGATCATCGCCTCGTCGAAGATGGACCAGCTGGCGATGACCGCGTCGTTTTACCCGCTGACGTTCCACGATATCTGGGTCACCGGCCTGCCGCGCAACGATCACATCACGCGTGAAGAAACCCGCTTGCCGACCGACTTCCAGGCGCAGCTCGCGCAGCTTCGCAAGGTGCTCGACGGCCGCCGGCTGGTGCTGTTCGCGCCGACTTTCCGTAGCGCCCAGGCGCAAAGCTACTACGCGTTCAGCGACGCGGAGCGCCAGGCGCTCGCCGATTGCCTGAATGCGCACGGCGCGGTGCTCGGCATTCGCGAGCATATGGCCGACAACGCGCACAGCTATTCGCAGAAGCTCTGCGTATGGGGCATGCCGACGGTGAGTCTCGATCGCGGCGGCTATCCGGAAATCGAACTGCTGTATCGCGAAGCGGCGGCGCTGATCACCGACTATTCGAGCTGCTTCATTGACTTCATGTTGACGGGCCGTCCGCAGATCAGTTTTGCGTACGATCTCGAACGCTACTCGACCAGCGAGCGCGGCCTCTTCTACAACCTCGACGAAGTGTTCCCGGGCCCGGTCTGCACCGACTTCAAGGCGCTGCTGACGTCGCTCGATAACGTGCTGCGCGAAGACCGTCGCGAGCCCGACGAGATCTACAAGCTCAAACGCAAGATGTTCTTCGAATATCTCGACGACCAGAGCGGTGCGCGCGTCGTCGAGCGGGTGAAACAGGAAATCGGGGGATGA
- a CDS encoding glycosyltransferase family 2 protein, protein MNQSSSGQALPKALGVLLCYNDAEMLSEAIDWLLLNRHDVIALDHGSDDGTAAVLDKYRHRLVERIFLPRDFDFYKLYETMSRHLMSQYIARYDWISWPDQDELLEGPDRSKSYYDHLVDVFNSPYDWIQFNNQNFWFTDEDDARIALPTQRIRHYSIVPDCAPRIRSWRASSTNVRWFNHNPPEGKPVPVRFNLRHYPMRSAEQAAKRLDKDRADLRRGNANFHYENMKKNRNILHIDASQLHFDDGKSELSVEPKFNWRDVYGNGAVPE, encoded by the coding sequence ATGAATCAATCTTCCAGCGGGCAGGCACTCCCGAAAGCGCTTGGCGTACTGCTGTGCTACAACGACGCCGAAATGCTGTCGGAGGCGATCGACTGGCTGTTGCTGAACCGGCATGACGTGATCGCACTGGATCACGGCTCGGACGACGGCACGGCCGCGGTACTCGACAAATACCGGCATCGGCTGGTGGAAAGAATTTTCCTGCCGCGCGATTTCGACTTCTACAAGCTCTACGAGACGATGTCCCGTCACCTGATGTCGCAATACATCGCGCGCTATGACTGGATTTCCTGGCCCGACCAGGATGAACTGCTCGAAGGCCCCGATCGCAGCAAGTCCTACTACGATCATCTGGTCGACGTGTTCAATTCGCCGTACGACTGGATTCAGTTCAACAACCAGAACTTCTGGTTCACCGACGAAGACGATGCGCGCATCGCGTTGCCCACGCAACGAATCCGCCATTACTCGATCGTGCCGGATTGCGCGCCGCGCATTCGCTCATGGCGCGCGTCGTCGACCAATGTCCGCTGGTTCAATCACAATCCGCCGGAAGGCAAACCGGTGCCGGTGCGCTTCAATCTGCGTCACTATCCGATGCGCAGCGCGGAGCAGGCGGCTAAACGTCTCGATAAGGATCGCGCGGACCTGCGCCGCGGCAACGCGAATTTCCACTACGAGAACATGAAGAAGAACCGCAACATTCTTCATATCGACGCGTCGCAGCTGCATTTCGACGATGGCAAGTCGGAGCTGTCCGTCGAGCCGAAATTCAACTGGCGTGATGTGTACGGGAACGGAGCTGTCCCGGAGTAG